In Chloroflexota bacterium, a single window of DNA contains:
- a CDS encoding slipin family protein has product MEGASFQFKAFNALSLVMAAVAVGAGLGVATWAGDWRWGIPLYLAAVGLLFGFKVAQHWERAVILRLGKFHRVAGPGSFWVIPLVDRIAAWVDHRMMVTPFGAEKTLTRDTVPVNVDAVLFWVVWDATKAALEVKNYRMAIAWAAQTALRDIIGKMDLADILVGREKIDAELQQIIDHRTTPWGITVESVEIRDVVIPEALEDAMSRQAQAERERQARIILGQAEQQIAQSFLEAARQYEDHPMAFRLRTLNMIMEGVKERGSLVVVPYDEMRDVGTIAGLSALGEKAAKDETNS; this is encoded by the coding sequence ATGGAAGGGGCCAGTTTCCAGTTCAAGGCGTTCAACGCCCTGTCCCTCGTGATGGCGGCGGTGGCCGTGGGCGCAGGGCTGGGCGTGGCGACGTGGGCCGGCGACTGGCGCTGGGGGATTCCCCTGTACCTTGCGGCGGTGGGCCTGCTCTTCGGGTTCAAGGTGGCGCAGCACTGGGAGCGGGCGGTGATCCTGCGGCTCGGCAAGTTCCACCGCGTGGCCGGGCCTGGCTCCTTCTGGGTCATCCCGCTGGTGGACCGCATCGCCGCCTGGGTGGATCATCGGATGATGGTAACGCCCTTCGGCGCCGAGAAGACGCTCACCCGCGACACCGTGCCCGTAAACGTGGACGCGGTGCTCTTCTGGGTAGTGTGGGATGCCACGAAGGCGGCGTTGGAGGTGAAGAACTATCGCATGGCCATCGCCTGGGCCGCGCAGACGGCCCTGCGCGACATCATCGGCAAGATGGATTTGGCCGACATCCTGGTCGGGCGCGAGAAGATAGACGCCGAGTTGCAGCAGATCATAGACCACCGCACGACGCCCTGGGGCATTACCGTGGAGTCGGTGGAGATTCGGGATGTCGTGATCCCCGAGGCGCTGGAGGACGCCATGTCGCGGCAGGCGCAGGCCGAACGCGAGCGCCAGGCGCGGATCATCCTGGGCCAGGCCGAACAGCAGATCGCCCAGAGTTTTCTGGAAGCCGCCCGCCAGTACGAGGATCACCCGATGGCCTTTCGCCTGCGCACGCTCAACATGATCATGGAGGGCGTGAAAGAGCGCGGCTCGCTGGTGGTAGTGCCCTATGATGAGATGCGCGATGTAGGGACGATTGCGGGCCTGAGCGCGCTGGGCGAGAAGGCCGCCAAGGACGAGACGAATTCCTGA
- a CDS encoding dephospho-CoA kinase, whose translation MDDDRRTTVASRKAASARGRRKPYVIGLTGNIATGKTTVMSMLRHLGARVIDADQLAHELMIPGTPIWQRIVNVFGRGILDEKGEIVRAKLAEIVFNDPKALQALEEIVHPGVVERVQRLIAEAEEPVVVVEAIKLIESGLVDQCDTLWVVTCRRQQQMQRLMEQRFLREDQARARIMAQPPQAEKIFRADVVIDNSGTLEQTWEQVRQQWQKVSALVGGAAPPLVLRRATRDDVPALARFLASMDWRGKPPNEQAAFARIMERAHWLVLRDEHVVGMASWEAINLVACIEEMAVGPEPDADELMCRLAAAVEGEAKILQCEAVIVGFPPKANALWDEVHARCGYKVMARAQLSKPWREVAEEIAPKAEQVFVKPLR comes from the coding sequence ATGGATGACGACCGCCGCACAACCGTAGCATCGCGCAAGGCAGCATCGGCCCGTGGCCGGCGCAAGCCCTATGTCATCGGCCTCACGGGCAACATCGCCACCGGCAAGACCACGGTCATGTCCATGTTGCGACACCTGGGCGCGCGGGTCATAGACGCCGACCAGTTGGCCCACGAGTTGATGATCCCCGGCACGCCGATTTGGCAGCGCATCGTCAACGTGTTCGGGCGCGGCATCCTGGACGAGAAGGGCGAGATCGTGCGCGCCAAATTGGCCGAGATCGTGTTCAACGACCCCAAGGCCCTCCAGGCGCTGGAGGAGATCGTCCACCCGGGCGTGGTGGAGAGGGTGCAGCGCCTCATTGCCGAAGCGGAAGAGCCGGTCGTCGTCGTGGAGGCGATCAAACTGATTGAGTCGGGGCTGGTGGATCAGTGCGACACGCTGTGGGTGGTAACGTGCCGCCGCCAGCAGCAGATGCAGCGGCTCATGGAGCAGCGCTTTCTGCGCGAGGACCAGGCGCGCGCGCGAATCATGGCCCAGCCGCCGCAGGCCGAGAAAATATTCCGAGCCGATGTGGTGATTGACAACAGTGGCACGCTGGAGCAAACCTGGGAGCAGGTTCGCCAGCAGTGGCAGAAGGTTTCGGCGCTGGTGGGCGGCGCGGCGCCGCCGCTGGTGCTGCGACGAGCCACCCGCGATGATGTCCCCGCGCTGGCGCGCTTTCTCGCCAGCATGGACTGGCGCGGCAAGCCGCCGAACGAGCAAGCCGCCTTCGCCCGCATCATGGAGCGCGCGCACTGGCTTGTGCTCCGCGATGAGCACGTGGTGGGCATGGCCAGTTGGGAGGCCATCAACCTGGTGGCCTGCATAGAGGAGATGGCCGTCGGGCCCGAACCCGATGCCGATGAGTTGATGTGCCGCCTGGCCGCAGCCGTGGAGGGCGAGGCGAAAATCCTCCAGTGCGAGGCGGTCATCGTCGGGTTCCCTCCGAAAGCCAATGCGCTGTGGGACGAAGTCCATGCGCGATGCGGCTACAAGGTGATGGCGCGGGCCCAATTGTCCAAGCCCTGGCGCGAGGTCGCCGAGGAGATCGCCCCCAAAGCCGAACAGGTCTTCGTGAAGCCCCTCCGCTGA
- a CDS encoding PD40 domain-containing protein, with product MFTRTHFLTVGILCVVVLGMASGCSFFRTPAPPAPSATPSVAPSATPAPYFGPISFAPEPPAPGRVTEATSTFPPGTQRVCAIWAYRGMAHGMPYALRWYWNGALWREESFTWDETRDGTEGLAKYITLEDAHGLISGDYRLELLLGGQQVQIATFTIQSPPIPTFTPTATPRPTATPRPAPTATATVAAESPVRQARAALVKIFVPDDAGNVIASASGSLVDSRGLILTNWHVLWDKENYDAPRNSAGEVYVGLYRAADVPARIEYVAQYLAYDKDLDLAVFSITRRYQGSAGPFPPFPTVRLGNSDLVDAPDPIFILGYPALAQGYPSVTRGVVSGRTRDETGEWITTDTEFSPGNSGGMALNSRGELIGVPSQIWYWSDLPAKMGYVRPINLAKPLLEEARLRLVERWPTPPPPPPTGLVVGGRASVTAPDGLNIRSGPGLAYAVLWKAPYDTRVTILAGPQWANAIPWYQVSVDETGLIGWCSGNYLQPVSPVEPATEALIAFASDRTGNWDIYVMRPDGSAVQNLTQHPAKDGSPSWSPDRRWVAFSSDRGGDADIYLLDMGSGLNPPAVIPAIQGPGDQIHPAWARDGQRLAYVSDEDGDWEIFISRIDGSEKRQLTYNWAWDSFPTWSPDGRQIIFTSARDGNFELYAVDVATGAERRLTNHPASDAFPAYSPDGSRIAFVSARSGLLELYTADPRNVEGTLTRITDSAGHPLPNRYPDWSPDGRWIVFTSWRDGQGEIYRISAAGAGLTRLTNAPGDDEQAAWNQ from the coding sequence ATGTTTACCAGGACGCATTTCCTGACGGTTGGGATCCTGTGCGTCGTCGTGCTGGGGATGGCGTCGGGGTGTTCCTTCTTCCGCACGCCCGCGCCCCCCGCGCCCTCCGCGACGCCATCCGTCGCGCCCTCGGCCACGCCCGCGCCCTACTTCGGGCCGATCTCCTTCGCCCCCGAGCCTCCGGCGCCTGGCCGCGTAACCGAGGCCACCTCCACGTTCCCACCCGGAACGCAGAGGGTCTGCGCCATCTGGGCCTACCGCGGAATGGCCCACGGGATGCCCTACGCGCTGCGCTGGTACTGGAATGGCGCCCTGTGGCGCGAGGAATCGTTCACCTGGGACGAGACGCGCGACGGGACCGAGGGCCTCGCCAAGTACATTACTCTGGAAGACGCCCACGGCCTCATCAGCGGGGACTATCGGCTTGAATTGCTCCTCGGCGGCCAGCAGGTCCAGATTGCGACCTTCACCATCCAGTCGCCGCCCATCCCCACGTTCACGCCCACGGCCACCCCTCGGCCCACCGCGACCCCCAGGCCCGCCCCGACGGCCACGGCCACCGTCGCGGCAGAGTCGCCGGTGCGCCAGGCGCGCGCCGCCCTGGTCAAGATCTTCGTCCCCGACGATGCCGGAAACGTCATCGCTTCGGCGTCCGGGTCTTTGGTGGACAGCCGCGGCCTGATCTTGACCAACTGGCACGTGCTCTGGGATAAGGAAAACTACGACGCGCCGCGAAACTCTGCGGGCGAAGTGTACGTGGGCCTATATCGCGCGGCCGATGTCCCGGCAAGGATAGAGTACGTCGCCCAGTATCTGGCCTACGACAAGGACCTGGATTTGGCCGTGTTTTCCATCACGCGCCGCTACCAGGGCAGCGCGGGCCCGTTCCCGCCGTTCCCCACGGTGCGGCTGGGCAATTCGGACTTGGTGGACGCGCCCGACCCCATCTTCATCCTGGGCTACCCGGCGCTGGCCCAGGGATATCCCTCGGTAACCCGGGGCGTTGTGTCGGGGCGCACCCGCGACGAGACCGGCGAATGGATCACCACCGACACGGAGTTCAGCCCGGGCAACAGCGGCGGCATGGCCCTGAACAGCCGCGGCGAACTCATCGGCGTCCCAAGTCAAATCTGGTACTGGAGCGATCTCCCCGCCAAGATGGGTTACGTGCGTCCCATCAACCTGGCCAAGCCGCTGCTGGAAGAGGCGCGGCTGCGGCTGGTTGAGCGTTGGCCCACCCCGCCGCCTCCGCCGCCGACGGGCCTTGTCGTGGGCGGGCGCGCTTCCGTTACCGCACCCGACGGGCTGAACATCCGCAGCGGCCCGGGTCTGGCCTACGCCGTGCTGTGGAAAGCACCCTATGACACCCGCGTTACCATCCTGGCCGGGCCGCAGTGGGCCAACGCCATCCCATGGTATCAGGTCTCCGTGGACGAAACCGGGCTGATCGGCTGGTGCAGCGGCAACTACCTGCAACCCGTGTCGCCGGTGGAACCCGCCACCGAGGCGCTCATCGCCTTCGCCTCCGACCGCACCGGCAACTGGGACATCTACGTGATGCGCCCGGACGGTTCCGCTGTGCAGAACCTGACGCAGCACCCGGCCAAAGATGGCTCTCCGTCCTGGTCGCCCGACCGCCGATGGGTCGCCTTCTCATCCGACCGAGGCGGCGATGCCGACATCTATCTCCTGGACATGGGCAGCGGGTTGAATCCGCCCGCGGTCATCCCCGCCATCCAGGGCCCCGGCGATCAGATTCACCCCGCCTGGGCCAGGGACGGCCAACGCCTGGCCTACGTGTCCGACGAGGACGGCGACTGGGAAATCTTCATCAGCCGGATTGACGGCAGCGAGAAGCGGCAACTGACCTACAACTGGGCCTGGGACAGTTTCCCCACCTGGTCGCCCGATGGCAGGCAAATCATCTTCACCTCGGCGCGCGACGGCAACTTTGAACTGTACGCCGTGGACGTGGCGACGGGCGCAGAGCGGCGGCTGACGAACCACCCCGCCTCGGACGCCTTCCCGGCCTACTCGCCCGACGGCTCGCGCATCGCCTTCGTGTCGGCGCGCAGCGGCTTGCTGGAACTGTACACCGCCGACCCGCGCAACGTGGAGGGCACGCTCACCCGCATCACCGACAGCGCCGGCCATCCACTGCCGAACCGCTACCCCGACTGGTCGCCCGATGGCCGCTGGATCGTGTTCACCTCGTGGCGCGACGGCCAGGGCGAAATCTACCGAATCTCGGCGGCGGGCGCCGGGCTGACACGGCTGACCAACGCGCCGGGGGACGACGAACAAGCCGCGTGGAACCAATAG
- a CDS encoding 4Fe-4S dicluster domain-containing protein, giving the protein MSDTKLSRRTFLRYLLGTGAVAAAGGVGVGLAPAAQTALARTDAPKARYALIIDTTKCVGCGACVHACNIRNNLPEGKSYVHIVPKDDRGRQWFLPVQCQHCADAPCARVCPTRATYRHESGVVLINEKLCVGCKYCEVACPYQARTFDEERGVVDKCWLCLDWVSEGKDPACVQSCVLGARIFGRLDDPNSEVAQLVASGKAKPLHPEFGTHPAVLHYIIEGE; this is encoded by the coding sequence ATGTCAGATACAAAACTCTCCCGAAGGACGTTTCTGAGATACCTCCTGGGGACAGGCGCGGTGGCGGCTGCGGGCGGAGTGGGGGTCGGTCTGGCCCCCGCCGCGCAGACGGCCCTGGCCCGCACCGACGCGCCGAAAGCCCGCTATGCCCTCATCATTGACACCACCAAGTGCGTGGGCTGCGGCGCGTGCGTCCATGCCTGCAACATCCGCAACAACCTCCCCGAGGGCAAGAGTTACGTTCACATCGTGCCGAAGGATGACAGAGGCCGCCAGTGGTTCCTCCCGGTCCAGTGCCAACACTGTGCCGATGCCCCCTGCGCGCGTGTGTGCCCCACGCGGGCCACGTATCGCCACGAGAGCGGCGTGGTGCTCATCAACGAGAAACTGTGCGTGGGGTGCAAATACTGCGAGGTGGCATGTCCCTATCAGGCGCGCACCTTTGACGAGGAGCGGGGCGTGGTGGACAAGTGCTGGCTGTGCCTGGACTGGGTGAGCGAGGGCAAGGATCCGGCCTGCGTGCAGTCGTGTGTTCTCGGCGCGCGCATCTTCGGCAGGCTGGACGACCCGAACAGCGAGGTGGCCCAACTGGTGGCGTCGGGCAAGGCTAAGCCGCTGCACCCGGAGTTCGGTACCCATCCGGCGGTCCTGCATTACATCATTGAGGGGGAGTGA
- a CDS encoding GntR family transcriptional regulator yields MDFPIRIDPKSSIPIFVQIMDQIKHLIASGVLQPGQQLPTIRELAVSLTVNLHTVAHAYAELEKEGLLTIQRGRGTFVSEPNPNTQLQDVRALRLQGLVEGLFVEALNLGYDAEEVQRAFEQHMERWRTTVRQSPTDAGRK; encoded by the coding sequence ATGGATTTTCCCATCCGTATTGACCCGAAAAGCAGCATCCCGATTTTCGTCCAGATCATGGATCAGATCAAGCATCTGATCGCGTCGGGCGTGCTCCAGCCTGGGCAGCAGTTGCCCACCATCCGCGAACTGGCGGTCAGTCTCACCGTCAACCTGCACACCGTGGCCCACGCCTACGCGGAGTTGGAGAAAGAGGGCCTCCTCACCATCCAGCGGGGGCGGGGCACCTTCGTCTCGGAGCCGAATCCCAACACGCAGTTGCAGGACGTGCGCGCCCTGCGGTTGCAGGGCCTGGTGGAGGGCCTTTTTGTGGAAGCGCTGAATCTGGGGTACGATGCGGAGGAAGTGCAACGAGCCTTTGAGCAACACATGGAGCGATGGCGAACTACAGTGCGGCAATCGCCCACAGATGCGGGGAGGAAGTAG
- a CDS encoding FHA domain-containing protein, whose amino-acid sequence MQTLPQKWRGRDSAGPPPSSGADMTLADRSRASPDAWLEVRKDGRTTRHPIHGDEFLIGRADHCHLILQSERRYVSREHALILKANGVYWISDLSINGTRLNGKRLLRMRRERLKPGDIIQIEDWELVFRVSLSHCAEAP is encoded by the coding sequence ATGCAGACCTTACCGCAGAAGTGGAGAGGGAGGGACTCGGCAGGCCCACCGCCGAGCAGCGGCGCGGATATGACCCTGGCCGACCGAAGCCGCGCGTCCCCCGACGCATGGCTGGAGGTGCGCAAGGATGGGCGCACGACTCGGCATCCCATCCACGGGGACGAGTTCCTCATCGGCCGCGCAGACCACTGCCACCTCATCTTGCAGTCCGAGCGGCGCTATGTCTCCCGCGAGCACGCGCTCATCCTCAAGGCCAACGGCGTCTATTGGATTAGCGACCTGAGCATCAACGGCACGCGACTCAACGGGAAACGGCTGCTTCGCATGCGGCGCGAACGGCTGAAGCCCGGCGACATCATCCAGATTGAGGACTGGGAACTCGTCTTCCGCGTGAGCCTGAGCCACTGCGCGGAAGCCCCCTAG
- a CDS encoding carboxypeptidase regulatory-like domain-containing protein, translating to MRIARILISSVVLACLCFVAPAPAQTQYPPPQYFPQTGHFVRDEFLAYFRAYGGERIFGYPITEDFYDRYDAGCRTQYFQKARMDLVPGVFGSARIRLAPLGEYLGKRDPPIPVGDIPLSSDPNRRYYPQTGHTLGYAFKTFFDFNGGLEVFGYPITELMVENGIIVQYFQKAKMEWHPEKPNDERVQLANLGEMYFHHARLNPALLSRVPPATVSSQGPTPQPTAATWPPFRRPVTQMTVYVSLRSAIVGTKGSQTVSVYVADQDGEPIAGATVLCTVRYPREDRVLAMPVTDTDGRSYLTFQLANPPPGYIVFVEVTATYGQAKAGGRAAFLTWW from the coding sequence GCTGGCATGTTTGTGCTTCGTTGCACCCGCGCCGGCCCAAACTCAATATCCGCCGCCCCAGTACTTCCCGCAGACGGGCCATTTCGTGCGGGATGAGTTTCTGGCCTATTTCCGCGCCTATGGCGGCGAGCGTATCTTCGGCTATCCGATCACCGAGGACTTCTACGACCGATACGACGCGGGCTGCCGCACCCAGTATTTCCAGAAAGCGCGCATGGACTTGGTGCCTGGCGTCTTCGGGTCGGCGCGCATCCGCCTGGCGCCCCTGGGCGAGTACCTGGGCAAGCGGGACCCTCCCATCCCCGTCGGCGACATCCCGCTGTCAAGCGACCCGAATCGCCGATACTACCCACAGACGGGCCACACGCTGGGCTACGCTTTCAAGACGTTCTTTGACTTTAACGGCGGCCTGGAGGTATTCGGCTACCCCATCACCGAACTCATGGTGGAAAACGGCATCATCGTGCAATACTTCCAGAAGGCCAAAATGGAGTGGCACCCTGAAAAGCCGAACGACGAACGGGTGCAATTGGCCAACCTGGGAGAGATGTACTTCCACCATGCGCGGCTGAACCCCGCCCTGCTCAGCCGCGTGCCGCCCGCGACGGTGTCTAGCCAGGGGCCGACGCCGCAACCGACGGCCGCCACGTGGCCCCCCTTCCGCCGCCCCGTTACCCAGATGACGGTGTATGTCTCGCTGCGCAGCGCCATCGTCGGCACCAAAGGCAGCCAGACGGTTTCGGTCTATGTGGCCGACCAAGACGGAGAACCCATCGCCGGCGCGACGGTGCTCTGCACTGTTCGCTATCCGCGTGAGGATCGCGTACTCGCAATGCCGGTTACCGATACGGACGGACGCTCCTACCTTACCTTCCAACTGGCCAATCCCCCACCTGGCTACATCGTGTTCGTTGAGGTAACCGCGACCTACGGGCAAGCGAAGGCAGGAGGACGCGCTGCTTTCCTTACCTGGTGGTAG
- the nrfD gene encoding polysulfide reductase NrfD: MGQTAWGWLIAIYLFLGGLGAGSFLMAAFFELSGWRYRSNFCPVALVGATVSGPLVALGSALLIFDLGAGRMQPWRIFYMFTHFSSVMTWGIWILTIFIPLALVYGFLELMESEAFLKGFVSARAPWLLRNARTYRRWVAAVGGVFAVATAVYTGVLISDVGPAIPLWSQPVLPFVRIPMLPILFLISAVSTGMGLTFDISATIADPEIQRRFRIMDLSHIFLIGLENIAIGLLFISALSAGGAAAESAKLVLYGPLAVVFWIGVVLVGLVFPFVVHAYAIGRGQHSLTSGVGSGVGIVIAGLLLRYMIVYAGIPAAL, encoded by the coding sequence ATGGGACAGACAGCCTGGGGTTGGTTGATCGCCATATACCTCTTCCTCGGCGGGCTTGGCGCGGGCTCCTTTCTGATGGCGGCGTTCTTTGAACTGAGCGGCTGGCGCTACAGGAGCAACTTCTGCCCCGTGGCGCTGGTGGGGGCCACGGTGAGCGGCCCGCTGGTGGCCCTGGGCAGCGCGTTGCTCATCTTTGACCTGGGCGCGGGGCGCATGCAGCCCTGGCGTATCTTCTACATGTTCACCCACTTCAGTTCGGTGATGACGTGGGGCATCTGGATTCTGACCATCTTCATCCCGCTGGCCCTGGTGTATGGCTTCCTGGAGTTGATGGAATCCGAGGCGTTCCTCAAAGGATTCGTGTCGGCGCGAGCGCCCTGGCTCTTGCGCAACGCCCGCACGTATCGCCGATGGGTGGCGGCGGTGGGGGGCGTCTTCGCGGTGGCCACGGCCGTGTACACCGGCGTGCTCATCAGCGACGTGGGCCCGGCCATCCCCCTGTGGAGCCAGCCGGTGCTTCCGTTCGTGCGGATTCCCATGTTGCCCATCCTCTTCCTGATCTCTGCGGTCTCCACGGGCATGGGCCTCACCTTTGACATCTCGGCGACCATCGCGGACCCCGAGATTCAGCGACGGTTCCGCATCATGGACCTGAGCCACATCTTCCTGATCGGGTTGGAGAATATCGCCATTGGGTTGCTGTTCATCTCGGCATTGAGCGCAGGGGGAGCGGCGGCGGAGTCGGCCAAACTGGTGCTGTACGGGCCGCTGGCGGTTGTCTTCTGGATAGGCGTGGTGCTGGTAGGTTTGGTGTTCCCGTTTGTGGTCCACGCCTACGCCATCGGTCGCGGGCAGCACTCCCTGACGTCGGGCGTTGGCTCCGGCGTTGGGATTGTCATCGCCGGCCTGCTCCTGCGTTACATGATTGTCTATGCCGGCATACCGGCGGCCCTATAG
- a CDS encoding ABC-F family ATP-binding cassette domain-containing protein has product MSILIADRISKSFGAQDVFLDVSLQVARGDRIALVGPNGHGKTTLLRILAGLEPPSSGTVSRARGLTIGYLPQIAELDTTRTVYEEALSAFQPLLEMQAQLRALEARMADPRERAEAMEEYGELQARFELLGGYEYPHKIEQVLLGVGFSAEEFAKPLNLLSGGQKTRALLARLLLQQPDVLLLDEPTNHLDLASIEWLEEHLAQWPGTFIVVAHDRFFLDKVATRVWELSFGRVEAYRGNYSQYLEQRAQRYEQRMAEYQAQQEEIARLEDYIRRYKAGERTRQARSREHRLAHMERLERPERLRAMSLRLQTDLRSGDLVLVSGGLTVGFRGEGPGDGKRLFSCPAFVLRRGKKVAVLGPNGSGKTTLLRTILGEIPPLAGAFQVGANVRMGYFVQGHADLDDAKTVMDELLDVRNVPLQEARNLLGRFLFSGDDVYKRVSDLSGGERARLKLAKLTLIGANFLLLDEPTSHLDTLSREVLEDVLLDFAGTVIVVTHDRYFINSLATQIWVIDGDAMRVYPFGYSEYLEARERERRRAKERAAAPPPPRRASRPDSATQARKQAQRAQQVEQEIQALEARLKALEDEIVRASQAQDVQAVSALGEEYRQVEDTLRRRLEEWMTTAAQP; this is encoded by the coding sequence ATGTCCATCCTGATTGCAGACCGTATCTCCAAATCGTTCGGCGCGCAGGACGTGTTCCTGGATGTCTCGCTCCAGGTGGCGCGGGGCGACCGCATCGCGCTGGTCGGCCCCAACGGCCACGGCAAGACGACGCTCCTGCGCATCCTGGCGGGCCTGGAGCCGCCCTCGTCGGGCACGGTGAGCCGCGCCAGGGGGCTCACCATCGGCTACCTGCCGCAAATCGCCGAATTGGATACCACCAGGACGGTGTACGAGGAAGCCCTGTCTGCCTTCCAGCCGCTTCTGGAGATGCAGGCGCAACTCCGCGCGCTGGAGGCGCGGATGGCCGACCCGCGCGAGCGCGCCGAGGCCATGGAAGAGTACGGCGAACTGCAGGCGCGGTTTGAGTTGCTCGGCGGGTATGAGTATCCCCACAAGATAGAGCAGGTGCTCCTGGGCGTCGGCTTTTCTGCCGAGGAATTCGCCAAGCCGCTGAACCTACTGAGCGGCGGGCAGAAGACGCGGGCGCTCCTGGCGCGACTCCTCCTGCAACAGCCCGATGTCCTGCTGCTGGATGAGCCGACCAACCACCTGGACTTGGCGTCCATAGAGTGGTTGGAGGAGCACCTGGCCCAGTGGCCGGGGACGTTCATCGTCGTGGCCCACGATCGCTTCTTCCTGGACAAGGTGGCGACCCGCGTCTGGGAACTGTCGTTTGGGCGGGTGGAGGCGTATCGGGGCAACTACTCGCAGTACCTGGAGCAGCGGGCGCAGCGGTACGAGCAGCGCATGGCCGAATACCAGGCGCAACAGGAGGAGATCGCCCGCCTGGAGGACTACATTCGGCGCTACAAGGCGGGCGAGCGCACCCGACAGGCGCGGTCGCGCGAGCACCGTCTGGCGCACATGGAGCGGCTGGAGCGGCCCGAACGCCTGCGCGCCATGAGCCTCCGCCTGCAGACCGACCTGCGCAGCGGCGACCTAGTCCTGGTTTCCGGCGGCCTGACCGTCGGGTTTCGGGGCGAAGGGCCTGGGGACGGCAAGCGGTTGTTCTCCTGCCCCGCCTTCGTGTTGCGGCGCGGCAAGAAGGTGGCCGTCCTGGGCCCCAACGGCAGCGGGAAGACAACCCTGCTCCGCACGATCCTGGGCGAGATCCCGCCGCTGGCGGGGGCCTTCCAGGTGGGCGCGAACGTGCGAATGGGGTATTTCGTCCAGGGACACGCCGACCTGGACGACGCCAAGACGGTTATGGACGAGTTGTTGGATGTGCGGAACGTGCCCCTGCAAGAGGCGCGCAACCTGCTGGGCCGATTCCTGTTCTCGGGCGACGATGTGTACAAGCGCGTCAGCGACCTCAGCGGCGGCGAGCGCGCCCGCCTGAAACTGGCCAAACTCACGCTGATCGGGGCGAACTTCCTGCTGCTGGACGAGCCGACCAGCCACCTGGACACGCTGTCGCGCGAGGTGTTGGAGGATGTCCTGCTGGACTTTGCGGGCACGGTGATCGTGGTAACCCACGACCGTTACTTCATCAACTCCCTGGCGACGCAGATATGGGTGATTGACGGCGACGCGATGCGCGTGTATCCTTTTGGCTACAGCGAGTACCTGGAGGCCAGGGAGCGCGAGCGCAGGCGGGCGAAAGAGCGCGCCGCCGCGCCCCCGCCCCCTCGCCGCGCCAGTCGCCCCGATTCGGCGACGCAGGCCCGCAAGCAGGCCCAGCGGGCGCAACAGGTGGAGCAGGAGATTCAGGCCCTTGAGGCCAGGCTGAAAGCCCTGGAGGATGAGATCGTCCGCGCCAGCCAGGCCCAGGATGTCCAGGCCGTTAGCGCGTTGGGCGAAGAGTATCGGCAAGTTGAAGACACGCTGCGACGGAGGCTGGAAGAATGGATGACGACCGCCGCACAACCGTAG